A genomic segment from Agrobacterium vitis encodes:
- a CDS encoding KpsF/GutQ family sugar-phosphate isomerase: MNKLAVKLVEASAIKAALRVVATEQSGLAALEEALAGYLAGPFCNAIDVIGKSSGRVIVSGVGKSGHIGGKIAATFASTGTPAFFIHPAEANHGDLGMIARDDVVIALSWGGESTELNGILSFTRRFSIPLIAITAGEQSTLAREADIVLLMPKVQEACPHGLAPTTSTMMQMALGDALALALLEARGFGPNDFKTFHPGGKLGAMLTHVGDMMHIGEDVPLVPEGTSVPEAIIMLSQKRFGCVGVTDSANRLVGIITDGDIARNLNRNLGERMVEEVMTRHPKTVHTETLATTAMAILNQHNISALFVTDEDGVPGGIIHFHDLLRIGVA, from the coding sequence ATGAACAAGCTGGCTGTAAAACTCGTGGAAGCAAGCGCCATCAAGGCTGCATTGCGTGTTGTCGCTACCGAACAAAGCGGGCTGGCGGCCCTGGAAGAGGCTTTGGCAGGATATCTTGCCGGGCCGTTTTGCAACGCAATCGATGTTATCGGCAAAAGTTCGGGCCGCGTGATCGTCTCTGGGGTCGGCAAGAGCGGCCATATCGGCGGCAAGATCGCGGCGACCTTTGCCTCGACAGGCACACCGGCTTTCTTCATCCATCCGGCGGAAGCCAATCACGGCGACCTCGGCATGATTGCCCGTGACGACGTGGTGATTGCCCTGTCCTGGGGCGGCGAAAGCACCGAGCTGAACGGCATTCTGTCCTTTACCCGCCGGTTCTCCATTCCGCTGATCGCCATTACCGCTGGTGAGCAATCCACTTTGGCGCGTGAAGCCGACATCGTGCTTTTGATGCCCAAGGTACAGGAAGCCTGCCCGCATGGCTTGGCGCCTACCACCTCCACCATGATGCAGATGGCGCTGGGCGATGCACTGGCGCTGGCGCTGCTGGAAGCGCGTGGCTTCGGGCCGAACGATTTCAAGACCTTCCATCCGGGCGGCAAGCTAGGCGCGATGCTGACCCATGTCGGTGACATGATGCATATCGGTGAGGACGTGCCGCTGGTGCCGGAGGGTACCTCTGTGCCGGAAGCGATCATCATGCTGTCGCAGAAGCGTTTTGGCTGCGTCGGCGTGACCGACAGCGCCAACCGCCTGGTCGGCATCATCACCGATGGTGATATTGCCCGTAACCTCAACCGGAATCTCGGTGAGCGGATGGTGGAAGAGGTGATGACCCGTCATCCAAAGACGGTACACACCGAAACACTCGCTACGACTGCTATGGCAATCCTCAATCAGCACAACATTTCGGCGCTGTTTGTGACCGATGAAGACGGTGTGCCTGGCGGTATTATCCACTTCCATGACCTGCTGCGGATTGGCGTGGCCTGA
- a CDS encoding methyl-accepting chemotaxis protein, with protein MSFLDNLTIRTKILSVIVSICVLGIGASIFLSHSLNIIDQKYSHFIDQEAGSLLAATRSSQRLMSAGYDAYQILDYDDASPEMIRAKKDYDESSERMIAMIDEAIALSPSKTYKLEEFRARYVAIRDITSNVVELDKKGKTAEARAELVKADKLINDTVVDLRAWLANAMKVLSKDSADITAQTKHTIIGTFSVLFIAFTLAIFVALWIISYGITRPIERLRLRMTSLAKGETRAEVDGAGRGDELGQMAAAVAVFRDNALDRQRLEAEAETNRGLSEKERAERDAQRAKDAADTKFAVEALAQGLTRLADGDLSYRIAVPFVAELDGLRLNFNTSVETLQQALVTVRQNARGIDAGANEIRSAANDLSHRTEQQAASVEETAAALEQITTTVSDSTRRAEEAGSLVTKTRDGAERSGEVVRKAVAAMQEIEKSSSEISNIIGVIDEIAFQTNLLALNAGVEAARAGEAGKGFAVVAQEVRELAQRSANAAKDIKGLIVSSGQQVQAGVQLVAETGSSLETIVGEVQEINRHVTAIVEAAREQSVGLQEINTAVNTMDQGTQQNAAMVEQTTAASHSLAKEAATLSELLSRFKLEDHGKVVAFEQTNDVSASRPAPSPARKLTEKLRGAFHGSAAVKEKDWQDF; from the coding sequence ATGTCATTTCTCGACAATCTGACAATAAGAACGAAGATTTTGTCTGTCATCGTTTCAATCTGTGTATTGGGCATCGGTGCCTCGATATTCCTATCGCATTCGTTGAATATAATTGATCAAAAATATTCGCACTTCATCGATCAGGAGGCGGGCTCACTTCTGGCGGCGACGCGGTCCAGTCAACGCTTGATGTCGGCTGGCTATGATGCTTACCAGATATTGGACTACGACGACGCAAGCCCGGAAATGATCAGGGCGAAAAAAGACTATGACGAGAGCAGTGAGCGAATGATCGCCATGATCGACGAAGCAATCGCCCTCAGTCCGTCTAAGACTTACAAGCTTGAAGAGTTTCGCGCACGATATGTGGCCATCAGGGACATTACATCCAATGTCGTCGAACTGGACAAGAAGGGCAAAACCGCAGAAGCACGCGCTGAGTTGGTGAAAGCCGACAAACTGATCAACGATACGGTTGTCGACCTGCGAGCATGGCTTGCAAATGCTATGAAGGTACTTTCGAAAGACAGCGCCGATATCACGGCTCAGACGAAACATACCATTATCGGCACATTTAGCGTTCTGTTTATAGCTTTCACTCTCGCGATTTTTGTTGCTTTGTGGATCATCTCCTATGGCATTACCCGGCCGATCGAACGGTTGCGGCTAAGAATGACCTCCCTCGCCAAGGGCGAAACAAGGGCTGAAGTCGATGGCGCAGGACGCGGCGATGAACTTGGCCAAATGGCCGCCGCAGTAGCAGTGTTCAGAGACAATGCGCTGGACCGACAGCGCCTCGAGGCCGAGGCCGAGACTAACCGTGGCTTGTCGGAAAAGGAGCGGGCCGAGCGTGACGCGCAACGGGCCAAGGATGCCGCTGACACCAAATTTGCCGTAGAGGCTTTGGCGCAGGGTCTGACGCGTCTGGCCGATGGCGATCTCAGCTATCGGATTGCGGTGCCATTCGTCGCCGAGCTCGACGGGTTGCGGTTGAATTTCAACACGTCGGTCGAGACGTTGCAACAGGCGTTGGTAACTGTCAGGCAGAATGCGCGTGGCATCGACGCTGGCGCTAATGAAATTCGCTCTGCCGCCAACGATCTTTCGCACCGTACCGAACAGCAGGCGGCTTCAGTTGAAGAAACAGCAGCGGCATTGGAGCAGATTACCACCACCGTGTCGGATTCGACCCGTCGCGCCGAGGAAGCTGGTTCGCTGGTTACCAAGACACGCGATGGTGCCGAACGCTCTGGTGAGGTCGTGCGCAAGGCGGTTGCCGCCATGCAGGAGATTGAAAAGTCATCCAGCGAAATCAGCAATATCATCGGGGTGATCGATGAAATTGCCTTTCAGACCAATCTTCTGGCGCTCAATGCCGGTGTTGAGGCCGCCCGCGCCGGTGAAGCTGGCAAGGGTTTTGCCGTGGTGGCACAAGAGGTGCGCGAACTTGCGCAGCGCTCCGCCAATGCAGCAAAGGACATCAAGGGTCTGATTGTCTCTTCAGGCCAGCAGGTGCAGGCCGGGGTGCAGCTGGTGGCTGAGACCGGCTCTTCGCTCGAAACCATTGTCGGTGAGGTTCAGGAGATCAACCGGCATGTTACCGCGATTGTCGAGGCCGCACGCGAGCAATCGGTCGGGCTTCAGGAAATCAATACGGCAGTCAATACCATGGACCAGGGAACGCAGCAGAATGCTGCCATGGTCGAACAGACAACGGCAGCAAGCCACAGCCTGGCCAAAGAGGCTGCAACTTTGAGCGAGCTGCTGTCGCGCTTCAAGCTGGAAGATCATGGCAAGGTTGTCGCGTTCGAGCAGACGAATGACGTTTCCGCGTCTCGTCCGGCACCGTCGCCTGCCCGGAAATTGACGGAGAAGCTTCGGGGCGCTTTTCATGGATCGGCTGCGGTAAAAGAGAAGGATTGGCAGGATTTTTGA
- the galU gene encoding UTP--glucose-1-phosphate uridylyltransferase GalU, which translates to MGQLKKIRKAVFPVAGLGTRFLPATKAVPKEMLTVVDKPVIQYVVDEAVEAGIEHFVFVTGRGKGVIEDYFDIQYELEQTLKSRNKNAELTLLSEILPKAGATSFTRQQEPLGLGHAVWSAREIVGDEPFAVLLPDMIMRGETACMKGMVDLYNKAGGNILAVEECAPDQAHKYGIVGVGETLDGGFKITEMVEKPAKGTAPSNFFINGRYILQPEIFSILETQERGAGNEIQLTDGMLKLAKIQQFAGYHFKGETFDTGAKDGFILANVAFALSRPELRGLVEEPMKALLAALK; encoded by the coding sequence GTGGGACAACTGAAAAAAATTCGTAAAGCCGTGTTTCCGGTTGCCGGTCTTGGGACTCGTTTCCTGCCCGCCACCAAGGCCGTGCCGAAGGAAATGCTGACCGTTGTCGATAAACCGGTCATCCAATATGTGGTGGATGAGGCCGTTGAAGCCGGGATTGAGCATTTCGTGTTCGTCACCGGACGCGGCAAAGGCGTGATAGAAGATTATTTCGATATTCAGTACGAGCTTGAACAGACACTGAAGTCCCGCAACAAGAACGCAGAATTGACGCTGCTGTCTGAAATCCTGCCCAAGGCAGGTGCCACCAGCTTCACCCGCCAGCAGGAGCCTCTGGGCCTCGGCCATGCCGTCTGGAGCGCCCGCGAAATCGTTGGCGACGAGCCTTTCGCTGTCCTGCTGCCCGACATGATCATGCGCGGCGAGACGGCCTGTATGAAGGGCATGGTCGATCTCTACAACAAGGCTGGCGGCAATATCCTCGCTGTCGAGGAATGCGCACCCGACCAGGCGCATAAATATGGCATCGTCGGTGTCGGTGAGACGCTGGATGGCGGCTTCAAGATCACCGAAATGGTGGAAAAGCCAGCCAAGGGTACGGCGCCCTCGAACTTCTTCATCAATGGCCGCTATATCCTGCAACCGGAAATCTTCTCGATTCTGGAAACCCAGGAACGCGGCGCTGGCAACGAGATCCAGTTGACCGATGGCATGTTGAAACTGGCCAAGATCCAGCAATTCGCCGGCTATCACTTCAAGGGCGAAACCTTCGATACGGGCGCCAAGGACGGGTTTATCCTTGCCAATGTCGCCTTCGCTCTGTCGCGTCCCGAGCTTCGTGGCTTGGTAGAAGAGCCGATGAAGGCGTTGCTGGCCGCTTTGAAGTAA
- a CDS encoding lytic murein transglycosylase: MTRERASRHLRALAFSLMASLAPLHAHADVGFQKWIRDFYPTAAASGISAQTYNRAFAGIKDPDPEVLRKAAYQPEFKSDIWDYLDSRVNPYTVKIGREMLAKHGRTLASLEKYFGVDRHILLAIWSMESNYGAVLAKDDRLHYVPQALATLGYADPKRGGFARKQLIAALKILQNGDVSPKEMTGSWAGAMGHTQFIPTSYLLYAVDADGNGHKDIWNSIPDALATSANLLAKNGWDSGRTWGYEAVVPAGAGKYAGKTLTLGQWQKLGFTRPGGKAFRNPGERAQLKLLAGANGPGFLMTSNFFTIKKYNAADTYALAVGLLADEIAGYGGMQQKWPRPDGTLDIKEKFELQTRMKALGYYNGEVDGNFGSGSKAAISAIQQRLGMQGDGEPSKPLLEMLRRH; the protein is encoded by the coding sequence ATGACCAGAGAACGCGCCTCGCGCCATCTTCGCGCGCTTGCCTTTTCCCTCATGGCGAGCCTTGCGCCGCTTCATGCCCATGCCGATGTCGGCTTCCAGAAATGGATCCGGGATTTCTATCCCACGGCTGCCGCCTCAGGCATCAGCGCGCAAACCTATAACCGCGCCTTTGCCGGGATCAAGGACCCGGACCCCGAAGTGCTGCGCAAGGCCGCCTATCAGCCGGAATTCAAGTCTGACATCTGGGATTACCTCGATAGCCGCGTCAATCCTTATACCGTGAAGATCGGTCGGGAAATGCTGGCCAAGCATGGCCGCACGCTGGCCTCGCTGGAAAAATATTTCGGTGTCGACCGCCATATCCTGCTCGCGATCTGGTCGATGGAAAGCAATTACGGCGCGGTTCTCGCCAAGGACGACCGGCTGCATTACGTGCCGCAGGCGCTGGCCACCCTTGGCTATGCCGATCCCAAGCGCGGCGGCTTTGCCCGCAAACAGCTGATCGCCGCCTTGAAAATCCTGCAAAACGGCGATGTAAGCCCGAAGGAAATGACCGGCTCCTGGGCGGGCGCCATGGGCCACACACAATTCATCCCCACCAGCTACCTGCTGTATGCGGTCGATGCGGATGGCAATGGCCATAAGGATATCTGGAATTCCATTCCCGATGCGCTGGCGACCTCGGCCAATCTTCTGGCCAAGAACGGCTGGGACAGCGGACGGACCTGGGGCTATGAAGCCGTAGTGCCTGCGGGAGCTGGCAAATATGCCGGCAAGACGCTGACGCTGGGCCAGTGGCAGAAGCTGGGCTTCACCCGCCCTGGCGGCAAGGCTTTCCGCAATCCGGGCGAACGGGCGCAGTTGAAGCTGCTGGCCGGTGCCAATGGTCCGGGCTTCCTGATGACATCCAACTTTTTCACCATCAAGAAATACAATGCAGCCGATACCTATGCGCTGGCCGTCGGTCTTCTTGCCGACGAAATCGCCGGCTATGGTGGAATGCAACAGAAATGGCCACGTCCTGACGGTACGCTGGACATCAAGGAAAAATTCGAGTTGCAGACCCGGATGAAGGCCCTGGGCTATTATAATGGCGAAGTGGACGGCAATTTCGGCTCCGGCTCGAAAGCGGCGATTTCCGCCATCCAGCAACGGTTGGGCATGCAGGGCGATGGCGAACCTTCAAAGCCGCTGCTGGAAATGCTCAGACGGCATTGA
- a CDS encoding outer membrane beta-barrel protein, translated as MTDSQTHSPDRQHSAGFCPMVSAGLLAACLVAAGAGPALSQQLTSGSTEQSAGLATLRGSTASTDDAATGTATSSTTAKTRADDREDTLDTDSFRRITNDALDANRINLRESPVDERRQLRKTEDDGTGIHVGTMILRPELSQGISTERKSTGSDKQNTTYWDNGLKGTLTSDWSRHQLVITGDGQWRQRIAGDRDSDPSGRVDAALRLDFADDMAARLTAGYGFSRESTTDPNAVRNASVQSGVNQFSAGAVLERQVGPLKGSLGLDFERWVYTDAKLADGSMLSNSDRNRNAVTLSSRLGYEISPALTPFIEVSTGKTRYDQSQDSAGYRRSGNIYGAKAGISSDMGEKLSGEIALGYKQASFDDTRLDDLGAMTVDGNVAWSPLRGTNVDLGLATSIEPSTTAGVSGDVAYALTAAVTHELRDNLIAKLSGGTTWRNYRGGNQSTGMYYTAGGGLVYKVNRWLDLTADLTWEKSTSDSSSDEKTLTAGVGLKLRR; from the coding sequence ATGACGGACAGCCAGACCCATTCCCCTGATCGGCAGCACAGCGCGGGTTTTTGCCCGATGGTGTCCGCTGGCCTGCTGGCAGCCTGCCTGGTCGCGGCTGGGGCGGGTCCTGCCCTCTCCCAGCAGCTGACGTCGGGATCGACTGAGCAAAGCGCGGGCCTTGCGACCCTGCGCGGCTCCACAGCCAGCACCGACGACGCGGCAACAGGCACCGCTACGTCATCGACCACGGCAAAAACCAGGGCTGACGACCGCGAAGACACGCTGGATACCGACAGTTTCCGCCGCATCACCAATGACGCACTGGACGCCAACCGGATCAACCTCAGGGAATCGCCAGTCGATGAACGGCGTCAACTGCGCAAGACCGAGGATGACGGCACCGGCATCCATGTCGGCACGATGATTCTCAGGCCGGAATTGTCGCAAGGCATCAGCACCGAGCGCAAATCAACCGGCAGCGACAAGCAGAATACCACCTATTGGGACAACGGACTGAAAGGCACGCTGACCTCCGACTGGTCACGCCATCAACTGGTCATTACCGGCGACGGGCAATGGCGTCAGCGCATTGCCGGCGACCGCGACAGCGATCCTTCCGGTCGCGTCGATGCAGCATTGAGGCTGGATTTTGCCGATGACATGGCTGCCCGGCTGACGGCGGGCTATGGCTTCAGCCGCGAAAGCACCACCGACCCCAATGCCGTGCGCAATGCCTCGGTGCAATCCGGCGTCAACCAGTTCAGCGCCGGTGCTGTGCTGGAACGGCAGGTTGGTCCCCTGAAAGGCTCGCTCGGACTGGATTTCGAACGCTGGGTCTATACCGATGCCAAGCTTGCCGACGGCAGCATGCTGTCCAATTCCGACCGTAACCGCAATGCCGTCACACTGTCTTCGCGGCTGGGCTATGAAATCTCACCGGCACTAACGCCCTTTATCGAAGTCTCCACCGGCAAGACCCGTTATGACCAGAGCCAGGACAGCGCAGGCTATCGCCGCTCCGGCAATATTTATGGAGCCAAGGCCGGGATCAGCTCGGACATGGGCGAAAAACTCAGTGGCGAAATCGCCCTTGGCTATAAGCAGGCCAGTTTCGATGATACGCGGCTGGACGATCTGGGCGCGATGACTGTTGATGGCAATGTCGCGTGGTCACCGTTGCGCGGCACCAATGTCGATCTGGGTCTTGCCACCTCCATCGAACCATCCACCACCGCGGGCGTCAGCGGCGATGTCGCCTATGCACTGACGGCCGCCGTGACCCATGAATTGCGCGACAACCTGATTGCCAAGCTTTCGGGCGGCACCACCTGGCGCAATTATCGCGGCGGCAACCAGAGCACCGGCATGTATTACACGGCGGGCGGCGGGCTGGTTTACAAGGTCAACCGTTGGCTGGATCTCACTGCCGATCTGACCTGGGAAAAATCCACCAGTGACAGCAGTTCCGACGAAAAGACGCTGACGGCAGGCGTTGGCCTGAAACTGAGGCGGTAA
- a CDS encoding SGNH/GDSL hydrolase family protein: protein MPGEDIDRIVRRHVTFALAIAVAATSVVGPALAQDYPRRRTLLDMLFGSRSDDSRYERQYPAAPRPAGPRSRKKPAATAPATPARPRPVPVSAPPQAAAPAKIDNAQKILVVGDFFASAIGDGLQQAFADAPGTIIETRSNGSSGLVRDDYFDWRRQLPKMLEETKPALVIVELGANDRQQMTPGGGDQRFPSEAWFAEYQKRIDAIAKLVTAKKIPLIWVGLPPVKSPGMSADLIKFNALYRKAAEAAGGEFIDIWDGFVDADGGFVLTGSDINGQQARLRGPDGISMTDAGKRKMAFYLEKSARKFLGDMASPGLVRLDATSLPDLTGPEELDGPDRIAPMKISDPALDGADHLLGGAEKPAPQTPPSPRDLLVSTGIMPEPPKGRVDDYRLVSPSNINLVVPKQ from the coding sequence ATGCCTGGTGAAGACATAGACCGGATCGTGCGGCGACATGTGACCTTTGCGCTTGCCATCGCCGTGGCTGCGACAAGCGTCGTTGGCCCGGCCCTGGCACAGGATTATCCTCGCCGCCGCACGCTGCTCGACATGCTGTTCGGTAGCCGCTCGGACGACAGCCGCTATGAACGGCAATATCCCGCCGCGCCGCGTCCGGCAGGGCCGCGCAGCCGCAAGAAACCTGCCGCCACCGCTCCCGCCACACCGGCACGACCGCGTCCCGTCCCGGTTTCGGCCCCGCCACAGGCCGCGGCTCCCGCCAAGATCGACAATGCCCAGAAAATCCTTGTTGTCGGCGATTTCTTTGCCAGCGCCATCGGCGATGGCTTGCAGCAGGCCTTTGCCGATGCGCCCGGCACTATTATCGAAACCCGCAGCAACGGCTCTTCCGGCCTGGTGCGGGATGATTATTTCGACTGGCGGCGGCAATTGCCGAAAATGCTGGAGGAGACGAAACCGGCTTTGGTGATCGTCGAGCTTGGCGCCAATGACCGCCAGCAGATGACACCCGGCGGCGGCGACCAGCGCTTTCCTTCCGAGGCCTGGTTTGCCGAATATCAAAAGCGGATCGACGCCATTGCCAAGCTGGTGACCGCAAAGAAGATCCCACTGATTTGGGTTGGCCTGCCACCGGTTAAATCGCCGGGCATGTCGGCGGACCTGATCAAGTTCAACGCACTCTACCGCAAGGCAGCGGAAGCGGCAGGCGGCGAATTCATCGACATCTGGGACGGCTTCGTCGATGCGGACGGCGGCTTCGTGCTGACCGGCTCTGATATCAACGGCCAACAGGCCCGGTTGCGCGGCCCCGATGGTATCAGCATGACCGATGCCGGCAAGCGCAAGATGGCTTTTTATCTGGAAAAATCCGCCCGCAAATTCCTGGGCGACATGGCAAGCCCCGGCCTTGTGCGGCTCGATGCGACCAGCTTACCCGACCTGACCGGGCCAGAAGAGCTTGACGGCCCCGACCGTATTGCCCCCATGAAAATTTCCGATCCGGCGCTGGATGGCGCAGATCACCTGTTGGGCGGCGCTGAAAAGCCCGCGCCGCAAACGCCCCCCTCGCCCCGTGACCTGCTGGTCTCGACCGGCATCATGCCGGAACCGCCGAAAGGCCGGGTGGACGATTACCGGCTGGTGTCTCCGTCCAATATAAATTTGGTTGTGCCGAAGCAATAA
- a CDS encoding glutamate synthase subunit beta, which yields MGKVTGFMEIDRQVAKYQPASDRIRHFREFTIPMSEPEVQKQAARCMDCGIPYCHGPTGCPVHNQIPDWNDLVYNGKWEEAIRNLHSTNNFPEFTGRVCPAPCEEACTLNLEDAPVSIKTVEQAIADKAYELGFIVPQPATVHTGKKVAVIGSGPSGMAAAQQLGRAGHDVHVYERETKPGGLLRYGIPDFKMEKNFIDRRVEQMKGEGVTFHCGVNVGVDVTVEKLLADYDAVLYCGGSETPREAGIPGVDLHGVYDAMPYLVQQNRRVGRENIDSVGWPSEPIIAGGKHVVVVGGGDTASDCVGTAFRQGAVKVTQLDIRPRPPQTEDKLAVWPFWATKMRTSSSQAEGAVREFQVGTLGFVGEDGMLTGVKCCQVDDRRQPIAGSEFIIKADLAFIAIGFSGPFTDSVVKELDGKLDLNTDRRGSTNVIANDKDYRTSVDKFWAAGDVRRGQSLVVWAIREGRQAARAIDEALMGTTVLPR from the coding sequence ATGGGCAAGGTTACAGGTTTCATGGAAATCGACCGGCAGGTGGCGAAGTATCAGCCGGCCTCCGACCGCATCCGGCATTTCCGCGAATTCACCATTCCGATGTCGGAACCGGAAGTACAGAAGCAGGCGGCGCGCTGCATGGATTGCGGCATTCCCTATTGCCACGGCCCGACCGGCTGTCCGGTGCATAACCAGATCCCCGACTGGAACGATCTGGTCTATAACGGCAAGTGGGAAGAGGCGATCCGCAACCTGCATTCCACCAACAACTTCCCTGAATTCACCGGGCGCGTTTGCCCGGCGCCCTGCGAGGAAGCCTGCACGCTGAACCTGGAGGATGCGCCGGTTTCGATCAAGACCGTTGAGCAGGCAATCGCCGACAAGGCCTATGAGCTGGGCTTCATCGTGCCGCAACCGGCCACGGTGCATACCGGCAAGAAAGTCGCGGTCATTGGGTCTGGACCATCAGGCATGGCAGCCGCCCAACAGCTTGGCCGCGCCGGGCATGACGTGCATGTCTATGAGCGCGAAACCAAGCCGGGCGGTCTGCTGCGCTATGGCATTCCCGATTTCAAGATGGAGAAGAACTTCATCGACCGCCGCGTCGAGCAGATGAAGGGTGAAGGCGTCACCTTCCATTGCGGCGTCAATGTCGGTGTCGATGTAACCGTGGAAAAGCTGTTGGCCGATTACGATGCCGTGCTCTATTGCGGCGGCTCGGAAACCCCGCGTGAAGCCGGTATCCCCGGCGTCGACCTGCACGGCGTCTATGATGCCATGCCCTATCTGGTTCAGCAGAACCGCCGGGTGGGCCGTGAAAACATCGACAGCGTTGGCTGGCCCTCCGAGCCGATCATTGCCGGTGGCAAGCATGTCGTGGTGGTCGGCGGCGGCGATACGGCGTCTGACTGCGTCGGCACGGCTTTCCGCCAGGGCGCTGTGAAGGTTACCCAGCTCGACATCCGTCCGCGCCCGCCGCAGACCGAAGACAAGCTGGCCGTCTGGCCGTTCTGGGCCACCAAGATGCGCACCTCCTCCAGCCAGGCCGAAGGCGCTGTGCGCGAGTTCCAGGTGGGAACGCTCGGATTCGTTGGCGAAGACGGCATGCTGACCGGTGTCAAATGCTGCCAGGTGGATGATCGTCGCCAGCCGATTGCCGGTTCTGAATTCATCATCAAGGCCGATCTCGCCTTCATCGCCATCGGCTTTTCCGGCCCTTTCACCGACAGCGTCGTCAAGGAATTGGATGGCAAGCTGGACCTCAATACCGACCGGCGCGGCTCGACCAATGTCATCGCTAATGACAAGGACTACCGCACCTCCGTCGATAAATTCTGGGCAGCTGGCGACGTGCGCCGTGGCCAGTCGCTGGTGGTCTGGGCGATCCGCGAAGGCCGCCAGGCAGCCCGCGCCATCGATGAAGCGCTGATGGGCACCACGGTTCTGCCGCGCTGA